Proteins encoded together in one Sylvia atricapilla isolate bSylAtr1 chromosome 2, bSylAtr1.pri, whole genome shotgun sequence window:
- the WDR3 gene encoding WD repeat-containing protein 3: MGLTRQYLRYEPAALFGLVASARAGVAFVALRGERGRYVAVPACEHVFVWDTRKGEKVLILKGLKQQVSCLCPSPDGLHLAVGYEDGAIRIFNLLSGESTVTFNGHRAAVTALQYDHLGGRLVSGSKDTEVIVWDVINESGLYRLRGHKDVITQVLFLKEKNLLVTCAKDTLVKWWDLDTQHCFKTLVGHRAEVWGMALLSKEKRLITGSGDSELRVWDLTYIQEVKDPDEPESKKSKGSSLPGAEENTEEDETLELDEHPEERIVKCSKVGSIMREGRDRVVTLGTDRMGKFLACHGTDAVLEVFSVLSEEEIQKKLEKKMKKARKKAKQNSEEEPERSVELSLQEEIQRVANVKASSKIKSFDLILSPKGELKMVLLLQNNVVELYHLDLSAQVPQAVRVSRITIGGHRSDVRTLAFSSDNIAILSAAAESVKIWNRSTLQCIRTMECEYALCSLFVPGDRQVIVGTKTGKLQLYDLASGSLIETLDAHDGAVWSIALSPDQHGFVTGGADKCVKFWEFELVKDESSVQKRLSMKHLRILQLDEDVLCVRYSPNQKLLAVSLLDCTVKVFYVDTLKFFLSLYGHKLPVLCMDICYDGTLIATGSADRNVKIWGLDFGDCHRSLFAHDDSVMYLQFVPKSHLFFTAGKDGKIKQWDADKFEHIQTLEGHHQEVWCLALSPNGDYVVSASHDKSLRLWERTREPLILEEEREMQREAEYEESVAKEEQPVVAGETQGETGLAGKKTIETIKAAERIMEAIELYREEMAKLKEHNAICKAAGKEVPFPVNPILRAYGNITPSAYVLEVFKKVKSSELEESLLVLPFSYVPDLLRLFNEYIQLGSDVELLCRALLFLLKIHFGQITSNQMLVTVIENLKKTTISRVSEARDVLGFNMAGLQFLKREIEAKDEVTFFADATERFEEKKRKRKKKEKMVLAVL, translated from the exons atgggCCTGACGCGGCAGTACCTGCGCTACGAGCCCGCCGCGCTCTTCGGCCTGGTGGCCAGCGCCAGGGCCGGCGTGGCCTTCGTGGCGCTGCGCGGCGAGCGGGGCCGCTACGTGGCCGTGCCGGCTTGCGAGCACGTGTTCGTGTGGGAcacaaggaaaggagagaag GTTCTTATCCTTAAGGGTCTCAAGCAGCAAGTCAGTTgcctctgcccctctccagaTGGGTTGCACCTGGCTGTTGGGTATGAAGATGGAGCAATCCGTATCTTCAACCTCCTGAGTGGAGAATCGACTGTCACTTTCAatgggcacagggctgcagtTACAGCCCTGCAGTATGACCACCTGGGTGGCAGGCTGGTGTCTGGCTCAAAG GATACAGAAGTCATTGTGTGGGATGTAATCAATGAGAGTGGCCTGTACCGCCTGAGGGGACACAAGGATGTCATCACTCAAGTCCTTTTCTTGAAGGAGAAGAACTTGTTGGTCACTTG TGCCAAAGACACGCTGGTGAAATGGTGGGATCTGGACACCCAGCACTGCTTCAAAACTCTGGTTGGACACCGAGCTGAG GTCTGGGGGATGGCTTTGCTGTCCAAAGAGAAGCGTCTGATCACTGGGAGCGGTGACAGTGAGCTGAGGGTGTGGGACCTCACATACATTCAGGAG GTAAAAGATCCTGATGAACCAGAAtccaagaaaagcaaagggTCTTCTTTACctggagcagaagaaaatactgaagaggATGAGACCTTAGAGTTGGATGAGCATCCTGAGGAA CGCATCGTTAAGTGCAGCAAAGTTGGATCCATCATGCGGGAGGGGAGAGACCGAGTGGTGACTCTTGGCACAGACAGGATGGGCAAGTTTTTGGCCTGCCAT GGAACAGATGCTGTTCTGGAAGTGTTCTCTGTCCTTTCTGAAGAGGAAATCcaaaagaaattggaaaagaaaatgaagaaagcaaggaaaaaagccaa ACAGAACTCTGAAGAGGAACCTGAAAGAAGTGTGGAGCTGAGCCTGCAGGAGGAGATTCAGCGAGTCGCTAATGTCAAAGCTTCTTCTAAAATCAA GTCATTTGACTTGATTCTCTCTCCAAAAGGAGAGCTGAAGATGGTACTGCTGCTCCAGAACAATGTTGTTGAATTGTACCACCTGGACCTGTCAGCACAAGTGCCCCAGGCTGTCCGTGTGTCCAGGATAACCATTGGAGGCCACCGCAGTGATGTCAGGACGTTGGCTTTTAGCTCTGACAACATTGCCAttctctcagcagctgcagagtcTGTGAAGATTTGGAACAG GTCGACCTTGCAGTGCATCCGCACGATGGAGTGTGAGTACGCGCTCTGCTCGCTGTTTGTGCCTGGAGATCGGCAGGTCATCGTTGGGACCAAG acagggaagctgcagctgtaTGACCTGGCGTCTGGCAGTCTGATAGAGACACTTGATGCTCACGATGGGGCAGTGTGGTCCATTGCACTTTCACCAGACCAG CATGGCTTTGTGACAGGAGGTGCTGATAAATGTGTCAAGTTCTGGGAGTTTGAGCTTGTGAAGGATGAGAGCAGTGTTCAGAAAAG GCTTTCCATGAAACACCTGCGCATTTTACAGCTGGATGAAGACGTGCTCTGTGTGCGGTACAGCCCCAACCAGAAGCTGCTGGCTGTCTCCTTACTGGATTGCACTGTGAAGGTTTTCTATGTTGACACACTCAAG ttttttctttctctgtatgGACACaagctgccagtgctgtgtATGGACATCTGCTAT GATGGGACTCTAATTGCGACCGGCTCTGCTGACAGGAACGTGAAGATTTGGGGCTTGGATTTTGGGGACTGTCACCGTTCTCTCTTTGCCCATGATGACAG tgtGATGTATCTGCAGTTTGTGCCCAAATCCCATCTCTTCTTCACAGCTGGGAAGGATGGCAAGATTAAGCAGTGGGATGCAGATAAATTTGAACATATCCAGACGCTGGAG GGGCACCACCAGGAGGTTTGGTGTTTGGCACTCAGTCCCAATGGAGACTATGTGGTGTCAGCATCCCATGACAAGTCCCTGCGCCTCTGGGAAAGGACAAGGGAGCCTCTGAttttggaggaggagagggaaatg CAACGAGAAGCTGAATATGAAGAGAGTGTGGCAAAGGAAGAGCAGCCTGTG GTGGCTGGAGAGACGCAGGGAGagacagggctggcaggaaaGAAGACCATTGAAACCATCAAAGCG GCTGAGAGGATCATGGAAGCTATTGAGCTGTACAGagaagagatggcaaaactaAAGGAACACAATGCCATAtgcaaagctgcaggaaaagag GTTCCCTTCCCCGTCAATCCCATTCTCCGTGCCTATGGAAATATTACA CCTTCTGCATATGTGCTGGAAGTTTTCAAGAAGGTCAAGTCGAG tGAGCTGGAAGAGtctctcctggtgctgccttTCTCCTACGTCCCTGATCTGCTCAGACTCTTCAATGAATATATTCAGCTGGGTTCAGATGTTGAGCTTCTGTGCCGagctctcctcttcctgctcaA GATACATTTTGGGCAGATCACAAGCAACCAGATGCTGGTGACAGTGAtagaaaatctgaagaaaacCACCATCTCCAGAGTCAGTGAGGCCCGG GATGTGCTGGGATTCAACATGGCAGGGCTCCAGTTCCTCAAGAGGGAGATTGAGGCCAAGGATGAGGTGACATTTTTTGCTGATGCTACTGAACGTTTTgaggagaagaagagaaaaaggaagaagaaagagaagatggTTCTTGCAGTGCTCTAG